In Cynocephalus volans isolate mCynVol1 chromosome 3, mCynVol1.pri, whole genome shotgun sequence, one DNA window encodes the following:
- the ARF6 gene encoding ADP-ribosylation factor 6, with the protein MGKVLSKIFGNKEMRILMLGLDAAGKTTILYKLKLGQSVTTIPTVGFNVETVTYKNVKFNVWDVGGQDKIRPLWRHYYTGTQGLIFVVDCADRDRIDEARQELHRIINDREMRDAIILIFANKQDLPDAMKPHEIQEKLGLTRIRDRNWYVQPSCATSGDGLYEGLTWLTSNYKS; encoded by the coding sequence ATGGGGAAGGTGCTATCCAAAATCTTCGGGAACAAGGAAATGCGGATCCTCATGTTGGGCCTGGACGCGGCCGGCAAGACAACAATCCTGTACAAGTTGAAGCTGGGCCAGTCGGTGACCACCATTCCTACCGTGGGTTTCAACGTGGAGACGGTGACTTACAAAAACGTCAAGTTCAACGTATGGGATGTGGGCGGCCAGGACAAGATCCGGCCGCTCTGGCGGCATTACTACACCGGGACCCAGGGTCTGATCTTCGTAGTGGACTGCGCCGACCGCGACCGCATCGACGAGGCCCGCCAGGAGCTGCACCGCATTATCAATGACCGGGAGATGAGGGACGCCATAATCCTCATCTTCGCCAACAAGCAGGACCTGCCTGATGCCATGAAACCCCACGAGATCCAGGAGAAACTGGGCCTGACCCGGATTCGGGACAGGAACTGGTATGTTCAGCCCTCCTGTGCCACCTCAGGGGACGGACTCTATGAGGGGCTCACATGGTTAACCTCTAACTACAAATCCTAA